The Candidatus Binataceae bacterium genomic interval GGGGCGGGCGCGCCCGCCCCGCCGGTCTTTCCGCCCGGCGCCCAGGTGCTCCATCTCGCGGTCCAGGACGACGTCCCCACGCTCGACCCGGCCGCCGGTTACGACACCGCCTCGTGGAGCTTCGAGCAGATGATCTTCGACACGCTGGTACGCTACAGCGACGCCGGCGTGGACCTTGTGCCCGATATCGCGACCGCCTGGAGCTCGTCGCCGGACGCGCGGCTCTTCACGTTTCATCTGCGGCGCGACGCGCGCTTCACCAACGGGCGCGCGGTCACCGCGGCCGATTTCAAGTACGAAATCGAGCGCGTGCTCAATCCGGCGACGCGCTCGAAGGGGATGGAGTATTTTCGCGAAATAACCGGGGCCGCGGAATTTCAGGCAGGGCGCGCGCACGAGGTCAGCGGTATCGAGACGCCCGACCCGTGGACGATCGTGTTTCATCTCGACGGTCCCGATCCCATCTTCGTGCAGAAGCTCGCGATGCCGTTTGCAGCGGCGGTGCCGCGCGAGGAGGTCGAGCGCTGGGGCGAGGATTTCTCCAGCCACGCGTTGGGCAGTGGGCCGTTCAAGCTCGCGCGATGGATCGGCGGCCAGCGCATCGTGGTGGTCAAAAATCCCGGCTACTTCGTCAAGGGTCTTCCGCGGCTCGACGCGGTGGTCGAGGAAATCGGCGTAAGCGATGACTTGCAGTGGCTCAAGTTCGAGGCCGGAGCGATCGACGTCTCGAGAATTCCGTCGGCGGAGTTTCTCTACGTGATGAAGACGCCGGGGCTGCGCGCGCTGACGATCCATATCGTGGATATCGCGACCGAGTACCTCGGGATGAATTGCCGGATGAAGCCGTTCGACGACGTTCGCGTGCGGCGCGCGTTCAACTACGCGGTGGACAAGCACAAGATAATCGCGCTGCTCAACGGACGCGGCGTCGTCGCCAACGGCGTGCTGCCTCCGGGGCTCCCGGGCTTCGATCCGGACCTCAAGGGCTATCCTTACGATCCCGCAAGGGCGCGCCTGCTGCTCGAGCAGGCGGGCGTGAGCAAGGGCTTTTCGCCGACGCTCTGGATGCGCGCCGACCGCACCGAAATGATGATCGGCCAATCGATACAGCAGGACCTGGCACTGGTCGGCGTTCACGTCGAGCTCAAGCCGGTCGCGTGGGCGCCGCTGCTCGAGGCGATTCGTCAGCCCGACACCGTTGCGCTGGTCGATCTCGGATGGGAGGCCGATTTTTCCGACCCGCAGAACTTTCTCGAGGTGTTGTTCTCGCGCCAGCAATGGGGCGGCAACAACGACACTTTTTACTACAATCCCGAGGTTGACAAACTGCTGGCTGAGGCCGCGCCGCTCAACGACCGCGCGCGGCGCTACGCGCTTTACAACCGGGCCGAGCAAATCGTGGTGGCCGACGCGCCCTGGGTTTTTCTCTACAATCCGGTCGCCTACATGATTCGCCAGCCGTGGGTGAACGGATATGTGCTCAACCCGATGCGCCCCACGCGGCTCGAGCAGGTCTGGCTATCGCCGCACGCCGGCCGTGCGCATTAACCGCGGTTGTTCCGCTGTCGCGGAGAAATTCCTACTGCGCGACGTAGCCGCCGTCTACCGGAAAGATTCCGCCGACCACGAAGACCGCCTCGTCCGAGCATAGCCATGCGACCGCCTGCGCGATCTCTTCGGGGCTCGCCATCCGGCCGATCGGCAGTCGGCTGTTGATCGCGTCGATGATTCCCGGCGTGTCTTTGATCACCGCCTCGGCCAGCGGCGTCATCGTCGGTCCGGGGCAGACCGCATTGACGCGGATTCCGCGCGCCGCAACTTCGATCGCCGCGGTTTTGGTAAGACCCACGACTCCGTGCTTGCTGGCCGAGTACGCAGGCATCTGCGGCGACCCGACGAGACCGAAGTTCGACGCGATGTTAACGATCGCGCCGCTACTGTGCCGGAGCATCTCGCGCAACTCGTACTTCATGCAGAGAAAAACGCCCTTGAGGTTGGTGTCGACGATACGATCCCAGTTTTCCTCGCTGCACTCGGCGGTCGAAGCGAGCTCGCCCTGGATTCCCGCATTGTTGACCGCGCAATCGAGCCTGCCGAAGGTGCGGACGGCAAAGGCGACGAGCTGCTGCACCTCGCCGGTTTGGGAAACGTCGGTCCGCCGCGAGATCGCCTGGACGTTCGCATTTTTCAGCTCGGCGCAGGTTTTGGCCGCGGCCTCCTCGTTGTAATCCGCCGCGATCACCTTTGCGCCCGCGGCGCCGAGTCTCAGCGCGACGGCGCGGCCGATTCCGGAGCCCGCGCCGGTCACGATGGCCACCTTGTCAGTGAGGTTCATGGCGGTCCTTGCCGCGCGCCACGCTCGCTGTGGCCTGATCGCGCGCTAGGGATCGATCTCGCGCACCACCACGAACCGCTCCGGATCGCATCCTCCGGTGACCTTCGGTTCATGGAACAGTTCGACCGCGATCGTGATTTCCGCGAGCGCAAGCGAGAGATAGAGGAGCGCTCGCGCATCCTGCGGCATCTCCTGCAGCGAAAACTGGTCGAGGTAGCCGAGTACCTCCTTTAGCCGCGGCAGCATCGCGTTGTAGAACGCATTGATATCGGCCATCGGGGTTGCGCGGCGCATCCGGTTGCGTTCGGTGCTGGTCGGCAGCGCCCATCCGGCGAATTTCTCGAGATCCGAAAAGCCGGTTGGCAGTTGAGTGCTCATTTCAACCTGAGATCGGCGGTTGCGCGACCGTTTGGAGCGGCGGCCGCTCCATTTTCCTCACCGAAGAGGTGGCGGCCCACTTCTTTGTGGAAATGCCTGATCTGGATTTCCTCGTCCTGAAACTGGAAGTGAGTAAGCGCTCCCGAATTGAGGCTTGCCTGGATCGCTTCGTGATTGCTCGCGTCTTCCTGCAGGAGGTCGCGCAGCAGGCAGCGGTTGTACTCCTGCGCGAATCGCTCGCTCGGCTTGTCGGTCGCCGGCTGATACATGTTGACTTCCCATACGCTGCGATCGACCGCGACAGGCCAGATGTTGTAAGTGACGTAGGTTCCGGCCAGAAACAGCATGCAGAAGTTCGGAAACACCGTGTAGAAATCGAACCATCCGATCATCGAAGGATGAACTTGTCCGCCGCGCGGACTCGCGCCTACGGCTATCGCCTCGACCGGCTTCATCTGGTGATCGGTATTCAATTCGACCGAGTAAACGGTATGGCGCCCGAAGCGGGTGAAATTCTGGATCCGGCTGAATTTCTGCTCATTCATCGGACAGAAGTCGGGATAAGTGATATGCAGGAACGGGAGATGATAAACCTCGTTCTGCGCGTCGAGGATGACTTTCCAGTTCGCCTTCTCCTCGACCCGGTAACGGCAGAGCAGCCGTGCCTCTTTGAAGGGATATCCGCGGATCTGCTGCACCATCCCCGCCAGGTACTCGGCGAGCGTCTCCGATGGGTCGGGGCTCAGGTTGATAAAGATGAAGCCCTCCCACACATCCGCTGCGATTGGTTTGAGACCGAGCGCGCCTTTGTCGATGTCATAGAAGTTGGCCTCGTCGGAGACCCAGGTGAGTTGCCCGGAGGTGTCGAAGGCCCAGCTATGAAAGCGGCAGACAAAGCGGCCCTTACAGAGCCCTTTTTCCTTGTCGACGAGTCGGTTGCCGCGATGCGTGCAGACGTTGTGGAAGGCGCGGATTTTCCGGTCCTTGCCGCGCACCAGCAGCACCGAGGTATTCGCGACCGCAAGGTCGCGCACCACGTAGCTGCCCGGCTCCGGAAGGTCGTCCTCCCGTCCCATGTTCAGCCATGACCTGCGAAAGATACGCTCGCGCTCGAGCTCGAACAGTTCCGGCGACGTGCAGGTGTCGGTGGGAACCGGGCCTGTGCCGAGGTCGGGATGCTGTTTGATCCAGCGCCGGTTGGCCATCACTGTTTTCATAGCGGTTGAACCTCGCCGGCGATCGATGCGGCCTCGGGATAGCAAGACCTGTTCTACGGGACT includes:
- a CDS encoding aromatic ring-hydroxylating dioxygenase subunit alpha; this translates as MKTVMANRRWIKQHPDLGTGPVPTDTCTSPELFELERERIFRRSWLNMGREDDLPEPGSYVVRDLAVANTSVLLVRGKDRKIRAFHNVCTHRGNRLVDKEKGLCKGRFVCRFHSWAFDTSGQLTWVSDEANFYDIDKGALGLKPIAADVWEGFIFINLSPDPSETLAEYLAGMVQQIRGYPFKEARLLCRYRVEEKANWKVILDAQNEVYHLPFLHITYPDFCPMNEQKFSRIQNFTRFGRHTVYSVELNTDHQMKPVEAIAVGASPRGGQVHPSMIGWFDFYTVFPNFCMLFLAGTYVTYNIWPVAVDRSVWEVNMYQPATDKPSERFAQEYNRCLLRDLLQEDASNHEAIQASLNSGALTHFQFQDEEIQIRHFHKEVGRHLFGEENGAAAAPNGRATADLRLK
- a CDS encoding glucose 1-dehydrogenase — encoded protein: MNLTDKVAIVTGAGSGIGRAVALRLGAAGAKVIAADYNEEAAAKTCAELKNANVQAISRRTDVSQTGEVQQLVAFAVRTFGRLDCAVNNAGIQGELASTAECSEENWDRIVDTNLKGVFLCMKYELREMLRHSSGAIVNIASNFGLVGSPQMPAYSASKHGVVGLTKTAAIEVAARGIRVNAVCPGPTMTPLAEAVIKDTPGIIDAINSRLPIGRMASPEEIAQAVAWLCSDEAVFVVGGIFPVDGGYVAQ
- a CDS encoding ABC transporter substrate-binding protein; the protein is GAGAPAPPVFPPGAQVLHLAVQDDVPTLDPAAGYDTASWSFEQMIFDTLVRYSDAGVDLVPDIATAWSSSPDARLFTFHLRRDARFTNGRAVTAADFKYEIERVLNPATRSKGMEYFREITGAAEFQAGRAHEVSGIETPDPWTIVFHLDGPDPIFVQKLAMPFAAAVPREEVERWGEDFSSHALGSGPFKLARWIGGQRIVVVKNPGYFVKGLPRLDAVVEEIGVSDDLQWLKFEAGAIDVSRIPSAEFLYVMKTPGLRALTIHIVDIATEYLGMNCRMKPFDDVRVRRAFNYAVDKHKIIALLNGRGVVANGVLPPGLPGFDPDLKGYPYDPARARLLLEQAGVSKGFSPTLWMRADRTEMMIGQSIQQDLALVGVHVELKPVAWAPLLEAIRQPDTVALVDLGWEADFSDPQNFLEVLFSRQQWGGNNDTFYYNPEVDKLLAEAAPLNDRARRYALYNRAEQIVVADAPWVFLYNPVAYMIRQPWVNGYVLNPMRPTRLEQVWLSPHAGRAH